A region of the Microbacterium sp. SL75 genome:
AGGCGCTGGCGTCGGCCGTAGCCGCCGCCGAAGACCCCAGAACGAGTGCTCCCGCGACGAAAGCCACTGCCCCCAGCATGCCAATCTTCTTCTTCATTTTTGCCCCCCTATTCAGATCGACAGGTCAATGTGACCAGTCGGCGTCAGACTATTCAGGCGCTGCAAAGAAAGTCAATCATGGACATTTTGCTCAGTGAACGCTGAGCGAGGGCAGTCGTCCGCGAGCTTTACATTCCTGGAAAGCCGAAAACTCTCGCCTCGCGCTCTTCGAGCGGACTCGAATGACCACGCCGTCCGAAGAGCTATTGCGCGAAGCGGCGCAATGTGATCGAGTGAGCGAAATCGAGGATCACTGCGCCTGAGGCGAAAACCCACTTTCCACCCGGGGTGACACCCCTGTCATTCTGCGTTGCGCTGTCGATAACACCCGTGGAGTTCGCGAAATCCGAAAACAGAGACGACGCCAGCGGTGAAGATGTGCAGCCGTCGAGACGAGAACAGCTGCCTCATGCATGCTGTGGGCCCCGCCCGACAGGACGGGGCCCACAGCGCCTACGTCAGACCGAGCGCGAGCGACGCCGCAGCGCCACCAGGCCCGCGCCCGCGGCGATCAGCCCGAAGGCGCCGAGGCCCAGGGCCCAGGACATTTCCGCACCGGTGCGCGCGAGACTTCCGGCCGGCACCACCTGCACGCCCAGGCGCGCGAGAGTCGACCCGTCGGCACGAGTGATCACGAGGGTGTGCGCACCGGTGGCGAAATCGGCGGGAACCGTCACGCGGAACGTGACCGCACCGCGGGCATCGGCCGCGGGGATGCCCGTGATCGTGAGCGGCTGACTGTTCAGCACGGCGCTGATCTGCTCACCCGCCGCCACACCCGTCACCGAGACGGTGAACGACCCGCCCTGTTCGACCCGTGACGAGCCTCGCCGTGGCCGTCGTGCCCGCGGACGGGCTCTGCGACGCGGAAGGCTGACCTGGAACGGGCGCGCTCGGCGAGGGAGAGACCGTCGGATCGGGAGAAGCCGACGGCTCAGGGGACGGCTCGGGCGAGGGCGTGACCTCGGTCACCAGAGTCCCCTTCGCGAACAGGGTGCCGACCTCCTCGGCATCCAGCGCCCTGTCGTACACCCGCACCTCGTCGAGGTCGCCGCCGTAGAGACTGTCGGGTCCGTACTGCGACTTGGCCAGCATGCCTCCGATGCCGCCCGAGGCCTCGAGGTCGGAGGCGTCGAAGATCGTGGCGATCTCGGCGACCTTCGCCCCGTTGACGTAGGTGACCAGCGTCTTCTGACCGGTGAGGACGAGGGTGACCTGCGCCCAGGTGCCGGCGGGGAGGGCCGCCGCGCCCGACTTGTTCTCGGTGAAGCCCGACTTGATCGCGGCGGCGACGCCTCCGCAGTCGGCACTGGTGAACAGGTAGTTCGACGTGCTCGAACCGAGCGACAGGGGCCACTCGCAGGGGGCGGCGCCGTCCCACTTCATCCACGTCGACACGGTGAGGTCACGCGTGCCGTCGGGCACCACGTCTCCCGCGATCGTCGCGAAGGCCGCGCTCGAGCCGGCCCGACCGCCCGGGAACGACAGAGCGGAGTCGCCGTCCACCGCCCGCGCGCCGGTCGCGATGGTCGCACCCGTGCCGCGGATCGTCGCGTCGTGCCCGTGCCCGGAGACGTCGGTGACGCGGGAGCCTTCTGTCGTGGCATCCATTCCGTCGAAGCTGTAGCGCAGCAGCAGATCGGCCTCGGCCTTCACCACCGTGATCGTCAGCGTCGCCGTGCGACCGTCGGTCGTCGTGGCGGTGATCGTCGAGGTGCCCGCCGAGACTGCGGCCACCTGACCCGAGCCGTCGACCGTCGCCACCGAGGGGGTGCTGGAGGTCCAGGTCACCTTCTGGTCGGCGTTCGCGGGCGCCACCGACGCCGACAGCGAGGTGGTCGCCCCGACGGCGAGAGCGCGCGAGTCGTAGCCGATCGACAGAGAGGTGGATGCCACGGAGCCGCCCACCGCGGTCACGGTGGCGATCGCGGGAGTCACCGAACCGTCGTCGAGCGCCCCGCGGATCTGCACGCTGTCGCCCGGGGCCTTCAGCGCGGAGAGATCCTGCTGCTCCCAGGTGACACCGACGTCGATCGCACCGGCGCCCCGTGCGGCCTTCACCGTTGCGGGCAGGGCTACCGAGGCGGTGCCCGGAGCCACGTCGTACGACAGCGGCTCGACCGAGGTCACGAGCTGCTCGGGGTTGTAGGTCGCGATGAGGCGGTCGCGCTCTTCACGGGTGATACCGAAGGCGACGCCGTGGCGCGGGGAGGGCGGCAGCGAGTACTTCGCGGGAACCTTCCAGTCGACCTTCCCCTCTTCGAGCGACTCGGTGTAGAGCGGGATGTATCCGCCGCCGCCGTACCAGTCGACGAGCACGTAGTTGCGGTCGCCGTTGATGTCACCGGGGTTCGAGCGGAAGGCCGAGGGGCCCTCGGTCTCGGGCAGGCCGGCGTTCGCCGAGAGGCAGGTGTCGAACTTCGTCCACTCCCCCGAGGTCGATGGAGCGCGCAGATCGGTGCCCTTCTCCGCCACGATGTCGGGGCGGCACGCGGTCTGCTCGGTGCCCTTGGTGAAGCGGTAGTACGTGCCGTCGCGTTCGAGGATCGTGGTGTCGATCAGACCCGCGTTGGTCTTGCGCAGGCCCTCGATGTCGCCCGACTTGATGTAGGGCACAGCGGGGGTGAACGTGACGAAGTCGCGCGTGGTGGCCATGAGGATCTGCGGACCGTTGCCGTCTTCCTGCGTGTGCGCGTCGTCGAGGAACAGGCGCGACGACCAGTACACGACGTAGGCGTCGATGGTCGGGTCGTAGTGGGCCTCGGGCGCCCACGTCATGCCGGCGCTCGGCGGTGAGACCTCGATGTGACGCTGCTCGCCCCAGTTGACGAGGTCAGTCGACTCCCAGATCTCCAGGTAGCGGCTGCCGTTGTCGGTCGGGAAGCCCTTCCGCGCGGCCGAGAGGTCGGTCGCGATGAGGAAGAAGCGGTCGCCCTCCTTCGAGCGCAGCACGAACGGGTCACGCAGACCCATGTCGCCCTTGGTGGACTCGAGCACCGGGTTCGCGTTGTTGAGGGTGCGCCAGTTGAGCGCGTCGTTGCCCTCGGAGACGGCGAAGCGGATCTTCTCACCGTCGATCGTGTTGTCGCGGAAGTACACGAACATGTACGCCTCGTCGTCTTCGCGTGTGTGCTCGGACGCGGCGAGAACGGTGATCGGGAGCTGCACGGTCCTGGTCGCCTCACCCAGGCGCAGAGTCGCGGTGAGTGTCACCGCCGTGTCGCTGTCACCACGAGTGACGCGGCCCTTCTCCACGACGTCAGGCGAGACGCCCGAGTCGGTGTCGGTGACGACCGCGGTGTTCGAGGACGACCACGAGATCTCCACCTCGCCGGCCTGCGCCGACGAGAACGTGCGCTTCAGATCTGTGCCCGTGTCGGGGAGGGTGATCGATCCGCGCACGTCACCGGAGAGCCCCGCCTGCGAGGGCAGGGCGTCGGCGACCTGACGGACGGCCTCGTCCTGCTCCGTAGCCGACAGCGCGCGCACCGTCACCGCGATGGGGGAGGCGACGCGCGTCTGACCGCCGAGGGTGAGGGTGGGGGTGAGCTGCACGGTCGTGTCGCCGACGCTCGCGGAAGGACGCGTGACGGTGCCGTCGGCGGCCACCACGGCCGCGTCGCTCGTCGCCCACGAGACCGAAGAGCCAGCCTCGGTGCTGGCCGGCAGCTGCAGATTCCGATCGACGCTCGAGGTGTCGCCGAGCGACACGGAGTCGGATGCCAGCACGGCGCGGTATCCGTCTGCTCCGACGGAGCGGATATCGTCGGCCGACAGCGCGCTGTTCCAGATGCGGACGTCGTCGATCGCCCCGACGTAGTAGGGGTCGTCCCAGAACGAGCGCCCGAGATAACCGCCCACGCCGTTCTGACCGAGTGCGGCGTCGATCGTCTGCGTGATGCCGGTGAGGTCGGCATCCGCGCCGTCGAGCTGCCCGTTGACGTAGTAGGTGAGCCGCTGCCCGGGCTGGA
Encoded here:
- a CDS encoding LamG-like jellyroll fold domain-containing protein; protein product: MRVPRLLAATAVAAVAASTFVTVPAASAAAVPEPGLHYTFDTLSGTLGAGAAIPDTGTRSPRADGVVQNGGITIVPGVTGAANDKAIRLSGGRNDADAVAPYVTLPNDVVASTDTALTVSLWTKWEGAGNGSCQLAFGLGRSTTKNVLASTSCNGTYGAVSDGSGERRVGNGGSALPVGQWANVTLVFQPGQRLTYYVNGQLDGADADLTGITQTIDAALGQNGVGGYLGRSFWDDPYYVGAIDDVRIWNSALSADDIRSVGADGYRAVLASDSVSLGDTSSVDRNLQLPASTEAGSSVSWATSDAAVVAADGTVTRPSASVGDTTVQLTPTLTLGGQTRVASPIAVTVRALSATEQDEAVRQVADALPSQAGLSGDVRGSITLPDTGTDLKRTFSSAQAGEVEISWSSSNTAVVTDTDSGVSPDVVEKGRVTRGDSDTAVTLTATLRLGEATRTVQLPITVLAASEHTREDDEAYMFVYFRDNTIDGEKIRFAVSEGNDALNWRTLNNANPVLESTKGDMGLRDPFVLRSKEGDRFFLIATDLSAARKGFPTDNGSRYLEIWESTDLVNWGEQRHIEVSPPSAGMTWAPEAHYDPTIDAYVVYWSSRLFLDDAHTQEDGNGPQILMATTRDFVTFTPAVPYIKSGDIEGLRKTNAGLIDTTILERDGTYYRFTKGTEQTACRPDIVAEKGTDLRAPSTSGEWTKFDTCLSANAGLPETEGPSAFRSNPGDINGDRNYVLVDWYGGGGYIPLYTESLEEGKVDWKVPAKYSLPPSPRHGVAFGITREERDRLIATYNPEQLVTSVEPLSYDVAPGTASVALPATVKAARGAGAIDVGVTWEQQDLSALKAPGDSVQIRGALDDGSVTPAIATVTAVGGSVASTSLSIGYDSRALAVGATTSLSASVAPANADQKVTWTSSTPSVATVDGSGQVAAVSAGTSTITATTTDGRTATLTITVVKAEADLLLRYSFDGMDATTEGSRVTDVSGHGHDATIRGTGATIATGARAVDGDSALSFPGGRAGSSAAFATIAGDVVPDGTRDLTVSTWMKWDGAAPCEWPLSLGSSTSNYLFTSADCGGVAAAIKSGFTENKSGAAALPAGTWAQVTLVLTGQKTLVTYVNGAKVAEIATIFDASDLEASGGIGGMLAKSQYGPDSLYGGDLDEVRVYDRALDAEEVGTLFAKGTLVTEVTPSPEPSPEPSASPDPTVSPSPSAPVPGQPSASQSPSAGTTATARLVTGRTGRVVHRLGDGCGGG
- a CDS encoding LPXTG cell wall anchor domain-containing protein, translating into MLNSQPLTITGIPAADARGAVTFRVTVPADFATGAHTLVITRADGSTLARLGVQVVPAGSLARTGAEMSWALGLGAFGLIAAGAGLVALRRRSRSV